DNA from Drosophila busckii strain San Diego stock center, stock number 13000-0081.31 chromosome 2R, ASM1175060v1, whole genome shotgun sequence:
TAGAGACAAATATAGACAAAAGCTGTATAGTTATAGTTGCAGATTTGCTAAGATATACCCTGTAAGTTATTGTATATATTCTTTATGCATTTACTAAATGCTTTgaatacttaaaatattttatgcttatgactaaaatgaaatttatagctagatgaaaaatattttgtaattaaaaatatttgtgtatagcttagcaaataaaatttcatagTTTACAGCGCTACTAAAAATACCATAAATGATATGGGGACGTGCTCTAACAAATTGTATAGTCACTAATAATACCCAATAAATACAGTGGGTACAAATAGCTGTGCATGAAACGGAAGCTAAAACGAAATAGAGCCAACTGACGACAGATACGATAAAATAAACGACAGACAATGACAATTAAAGCGTGACATAGTGAAAAGCCAAAGACACTGAGCGCAGCTCAAATGGATACCAACAAAATAGACCacaacagtcagtcagttagccTTCgggcaagaagaagaagcgccACAAATTGTACGTTGTCTGACTGTCACTCCAAAGATACAAAAGATACGAAAGATACGTAGTAGCTGGAAATAGCGACTTATAGACAAATCAATCGAATGTCACCCTCTTTCACAATTTGCCCAAAACAGCAGCGAACTTCAAATGTCTACAAGACGTCAGCAGCTGATATCGTTATGAATGTATTGTTATggcgctatatatatatatatagagggGTGAGTTGGGACTGATTAGTAACTGCATTGCTGTTAATTTTGCGCTTAAATTGATGAAcagtacaaatatttttcttctCTATTAGAAACTATTCATGCGTTAAGACTGTAAACAAACTGTACTCTAATGATTAATTTCAACTGCTGTTTTCttagaaattatatttataaatttttgtatttgattgtATCCAATAACACATTTGTTATCAACTCTTTCATtctacaaataaacaaatatttcgcCTAATGAGTTTTCTAGCTACTTCctctataatatatttaaagttttgtaaGTTCATTTGTTGTCGCTGACATTAgctcaaattattaattaggAGGCATAAGCTATAGTTAATCGTAGCATCCCTTAAACAAATGATTGATTGATGCAGcgcacaaatattaaaattatcgTGAGATTTTATTAAACCCGAAATTATGATTTGCTTATCATAATTGAATCAATTAAGCGCATGTTCAGCTCCGAATCCAAAAATcttcataaatatttctgaTGGACCATGCTTATACTCTAGACTGTAGCAATATGAAAATCTTGTCGTTcttcttaaataaatttttaacaaatgttgTCTACactcatttttaataatatttacctAAAGTCTAAGAATTTATTACTGAGACTAGCGATCGAtttctaattataattaatttacaaatttgcttgtttgtagTAATTTTCAAGcgtatcaattaaatttagataAGGTCTAAATATTTAGAGCTGACTAAACTCTTATAgatctaaaatatattttctatctTGTCTACCCCTTAAGCTAAGCCTAATTATAGGGTATAtgatattaattaatgcattgcAGTAAATTTGGGGGCTTTAGGCTGGGTAAATAGAAATGTGAAGAATGCGTTGCAGAGATTGTTCAGTTGCCAGCATAAATGAGTTCATAAATAAGCGCTTAGAGGCCCCGACTCCGGCGAAATGGGGGCAGAGCAATTGAAAGCTTTCAGTACGCGCTCAGATTTACAATTGCTGGGGCATGGGGCATGCGCTGCGAAGCGCCTGCGCGGCGTCACCACTTGTGGCATGGATCGATGTCAATCGTTGGCCATTAGAGGCACTTAACAGTGGCAgctttaaatatgcagcaataaaaaaagtttatattgcTTATGAATTGTTGTATGCAACCAAGTTGCAGCCATAGCcagagatacagatacagatacagttGCATATGAGTCAAGAACTGGCAGTCCCTAAGCAGAAGCCACAAACGGAAGCCACTCGACACAGCAGTGGCAGTCATGAGGCATGAGAGCTGTGGCAGCCTAAGAATGCCACTTGAGGCAGCCAACGACGCCAACAGGCATTCATAAGATATATACTtatgtctctctgtgtgtgtgtgtagatatCGAGTGGCCAGCATAGAcatataacaaaagcaaattagtaGCTGCCACACCAGtcataattgaaaatgctgcaagttgcaagttgaaaAATTATTGCGGCTGCTGTGGCACGCCCagctaaaagctaaaagctgctgctgctgcaacagccaCTCCCCGTCCAGCTAACTGCGGCACTtcatttgcaacaaatgttgcatgtCTATGTCTGGAAGATCGCTTGTGACGAatttacatttgatttattcatTTGCATGCCGCGCACAAAATCCTGCCCCAACTTGCCCCTCACCAGCCACTTTCCCACAGCTACTTTTTGAACGCTTGCTGCGATTTTATGCGTGGTGAAAAcattgttgctggcagcgcaaGGGGCATGCAACATATTTGCCAGTCAGCAGTCTAAAGAAGAAGACAAAGTGACAAGATTTGTAgcggaaatatttttatggcaacaattttattagaactaaaaatttactttgatACTAAACGAGctgctaaaactaaaattaaatgaagaaATATTCAGAGCCATATTATTCATTGAATATTTGCTGCCCTTTGATTCATTTATGCAGCCCGCTGTTTGATTGATCTTCAAGAGCTGTTAATCAACCCTGGTTTGCAACACTTTAGGCCCTCACAATCATTGAAAGACGTCAATCAAAAGGCAAACAGGCCACTCGAAATTCCATGAAACGATTTCAAACTGAATCACAAAACATATGTTTGTACAAACTGACAAAGTATATttactatacatatatgtagcttCAACTGCATAAccacaaattgttaaaagaaAGCAATGAAATCAATCGTTGGCTAGGCTTACATGGAAACATTTTAAACCTCAGCGTTGCACTAATAAATGATCTGTCAGAGAGGAGTCTGCAACGCGTGCTATTGTCGCAGTTCTCTCTATCTCCCCACTTTCTTCTTGCATTCCCTTGCGCATTTGGCAGCTACAGCATGCGCATTCAATCActtcatttgtgtgtgtgcgtctgccTTTGCATCtttgtcatattttatttatttactctgCTCCCTGCtgaccccaaaaaaaaactgacgCTGTTTTGTCGCCCCACGATCGGGTTAAGTGAATCTGATACTGAGTTTGACTTCAGCttccaaatgcatttgcatctCGACTTCATCTTCTCTGTGCCCAACTcctcgcgcgctctctctctctgtctctcgatCTTCGCTTCCACTGTCGCTTCTTGACCGTAAGTCTgactggcagcagctgcgccaaactgacaacaacaatgcttaGACTGTGTGCAATGATGGATTGTATCCCTGGCCCCACCACTCAGCTTTACATGCTTTGCGCATCAGCAGATGAGGGTAACAGGCACACTGCTTCAAAGtctatttgtatatacaatgcaaaataaaaataaagcatgtcatatttgttgttatattgtaaatttaactaCGCATagcattaaattgtatttaattttttacatttactgTGACCTTTAGTGTCACATtgtatgcaattgtttttgtgcCACTGTGCTGCGCGCAGTTTGACACCAAttcaatgccagcagcaacaacaacaacaacgattgTACAGAGtgctttgcttgcagttgcagataaataaatacgcacacacatgcaaaactataaatgtttgtatgcgtgtgtttgtttctCCCTCTGCTTTGGTGCGCTGTTGGATCTTGTCGCAGATCTTTAATTGCAgaattgtgttgttgttgcccaacCGCACATAGATGAGTAGAAATATGCGCTCCGGCTCCAGGCATGCTCTCTctcctctccctctctcttgaCGGTAGGCGTCTGTATCTTGGGTTGATTAATTGACGCTGGTGTCGCGTGAGCTACGCGCGGGTTTATTAAAAGGATTACAAGATGTGAATTGTTCTGTGCGCAAATGCTGAAACGACTTTGGACACGAGCGATCACCAAAGCGTATATGGCAATAACAGTCGTAACAAGATTAATTATGTGCGCCTCTTCATTGTGCTGGCGACAATATTTTGACatggcaattaaacaaaagaaataaacttaaacaaaaaacgctTTGCTATTTGTGTAGCTCTCTGCTCATTACTTTGAAAGCTTTAAGAACTTATGGTAAATGCCATCAACTTGAGGCTTGACTCCCCAGAGAGTTTAGCTCTAATCCTTGCCTGACATTTGCATATATCGTTTTTTGCTGGCTATTGTATATGCTCTTGGCACGCAAGCCCAGCAGGCTGTTCCTGTCAGGATAAGTGTCAACAAGGGGCGCAAATAATTGTCATTTAATGGCAAAGCCATATGGGGGGAGAAGGAGCATAAGGGACAGCTTTACGCCAATTAGCTGAAAGCGTTTTTTTAAGGGTCGCAGcactgtatttaaatatagccAGCACActcttttcactttttataaaGTGAAATCCAACACGgcataaaatttctttaaaaaccatattttgtttgcaattaatttaatctttTTTACTGCGTTTCTTATGTTTCTCTCCTACTTTTTGCGAATGATGATGTCATTTTGCGTTGCTGCAAAGCATTTCAATAAATCACCCGACGCTTGCGATCTTGTAGTCTTAGCCTTATGATCAGCCAAGTGGAGCAGCTGCCTAAGATTAGTCAGTCTTGGCATTGGCGCACTTCAATTCTCTTGGGGCGACTCGACTCTCAActggtttttgtttctttattttttttaatgcctgTGCATTCAGTCGCCAGCGAGGGGACGCCAAGACAAGCGGAAGCTGCGCAAACGTGGAACGTgctgtattttaaaaataaaagttatccAGGTTGAGTGTAGAGGCATTTCCTAATCCTGCTAACAAGTCGTAGAAAACTTTGTGGGATACTTAATACTTCacttaataaattcaaacaaatttattttgtgggCGCAAATAGCTAACAATTCTCATTTACTGAGTTTTAAAATCTACAATCCTCTTATATGAGTTTGCcagaaaaatcaacaacaattaatgtGTAAGCTGTGCGTAATGTTAACTTAACGGCATTTTGCGGCTCAGAGGTCAGTCACAGAATctgaaataataatagcaatacgGTAAAGTCTCTTATATGAAGACCATTAGTTGAAAGTTTAAACGAACGCAGGATGCATCGtttgaattacaatttttaatttctgatGATCCACTGTGTTTGTCAAGAGCTTCCAGTGAAAGAGGCCAAAAGAGTAGCCGCCATGAAACCGCAAACTTTATGAAATACTAAAACTGAGGAGCTTTGCAGACAGCAGCATTCTGTTGCTAATTCTCAGGCTCAGTCCCAAAGAAACGCAGCCGCAATAACTGCGGTTAAGACCTGGCTAAAGGTTAGGTTaggcagcaaatgcaacaaagccACAACTCAGGCCAGAAGGTAacaagatagagagagagagagagagagaagtatATAGAGAACGAGAGAGCTGGCAACAGGAAATGCAGCGTTGGTTACAGCAGATGATAAGAAGTAGCAAACACTTTTCCCATCTGCAGCCACAACCTGTTTTGGCCATAGATCGCAGTTAGATAGATTATCAGCTCATCATGATTAGTGTTACTTACGCAAAGTTGGGGCGGGATTCGATGGGAATTATATAGAATCATGTGGCACGCTCAATCATAAGCTCAGCTCACAACTTAATGATGCCATAGGCCGAcaagcatatgcatatgtagtTTCTTTGTGTCATGACTCATGGTCACGCTGAAGAAAGGTAGAAAAAAGGCAGAAAGAAAGAGCCCAAAAAAATGACTAAGTGCATATTCATGGCTTTTGAAATGGgttaacaaaaagcaacaccAGAAAATACATAAACTCTCTGGGACTGTGAGCGTGACTGGGTGCCCAAAACAAacgcttttttcttttttacagACTGATAAGTTTTTTAAAAGTTAACAGCATGTTGAGTAAAGTTTATCACGGCTCActtgacatttatttgcatCAACTGAATTTGGTTGCCACACACAGTTGTCCAGTTTGAGCTGCTGTAcattaatatattaactaGAAAGACGTCAGAGTTCCTTATGCCTGCTCTTTTTTCTCTTCTGTTGTCCAGTTTCTGGGACGTTCAGCCGTAATGGTGTAGTCGTTCGAAGCTATGTTCACGCCACCGTATTGATGCTTGAGTGGCTTTGGAAAGAATTCCCAGCCTTGCTCAATGGACATCTTCTTAAGGACGCCAGCGATGCCTTAGGAAAAAATACAGAATGTAAACAaactttgtttatgtttagctGGTTAAACTTACCTAGGAAGAGACCGGCACACAGTCCCGCCACATGATTGCGCTTCCAGGCGCCAAagacaccaccagcagcaaagCCACCAATCAGATAGTTGATTCTATAATACACACCAATAGTAAGTAGCCATAagtcatttaattttgtacacTAACTTGTCGTCTTTGCCGCGTGCATTTGTGGCAGCGAGCGTGGTTAGCGTAAATGCTGTAGCCATGCCCATCAGCGGGCCTGTATTGTACGCGAAGCGTCCAATTGTTGGCAGATAGCCTTGTGGCTTGCTCAGCGTTAGCACATCCAATGTGGACCACGCCAAGCCGGCGGTGAGTGCGTATTTGtttgtggcaacaattttgccAAAAGCATCTTCCCCATCAGGGTGGTCGTAGTACTTAGAGCGTAGAATCGACATCTTTAACTAAAATAGTAATATATTAGTAAAATGTGATTGTACtagcataaacaaacagcacaaAATATGGCCCAAGCATATAACTGAGGAGCTTGGCTTATGGCTCCACAAAGGTAATGCAGCGTGACCTCtgcatttttgttgtcttttactgctaaaactcattaaaacgatttaaataacatttaatttgctaaccTGCCGAATTTATGTAACTATTTCCAAACGCGCACAGCTGATCGCAaacgattgttgttgttttctcgttgaatatatcgatatttgttaatttgggCACACTTGGATGCCGACTAATTATACGATACGATAGGAGTAAGTGAGTACTGACAGCTGTACAGTTGTAACAAAAAGTGTGTACACATTGACAAAGCGCGAAAGCCTTCGCTTTCGAAATTTAAGATCATATTTGcgaaaattatatacaattgcaaacacattttttatttgaaatcatatatagtaaatttatttcattacaCATCTCTtcatattaaactaaattcacAAGCACTGTGGACACTAATATTATATGCTTTTAATCTAAAGGTGCAATTGAACGTTTCATTATAATAGTTTTAGGACATTATTTATTGCGAAAAGTACATCGTTTACAAATATAGTGGTAGACTAGTTTGATTTGCAGTTTAACtaagaatattttatgtgAATATTCATTTAATGAATCTTTTTGGCATACAATTAGTTAGAAGTATAGTTGACCAAATGGAAGCAGTTACAAACCAAAGAAACCAAAAATTGCACATACAATAAATGATTTTGATAACAAAATCGGTAATAAAACATAttacacatacaaacgcaatgatataagcttaaatatatacaaattaaatttgaaattaactaACAAATTCTGTGGTTTGCTTAATCAGTCCATAACATTCACtcgtatattttattttgcaaactaTCGGAGCTTTTAAAATCAATGTTTTATGAGTAGTATGTATAGAAACGAAGAAAGTTTCCTTTTTAATGTTCATCATGTCCAATTATTTCAATATCATCAGCTAAGGGACTTTCGATTTCCGTATTATTCTCATTACcattttgttgatttgcatCCAAATTAATCAATGATAATGTCATCTTGCTGCTGAGTATGACCTGAAgttcaaaaatgtattttgtgcatttaataaatattaaatattaattaaaatatgtttacttaCAGCCGGCTCTTCAGATGAACCATTCAGCTCAGCATCGTAGACTTCTTCGCGTCTGGTTTGCGAGTCAGCTACTAAAATCTGAGAATCGTGAGACAATGCGCCTTCCAAGTAAATGGACTGCGGCTCGGGCAGAATATCCTCCAGCATGGACtgtaattataacaaaatttaagcataaataaattgcataaagtaGGTTTTTCATAAGCATTGAATATTCAAAGTGTTTTGCTGTTTGAAACGTTCTTTGAGGCTGGAGTAGGCAGGCGGGGCGGACGGGTGGTCTGGCGGCAGGAACTTACGTGGTCACTATGAGTGCGAAAAACAGGCGTCGGAGGGCGTCCAGTCCATCTGTGGCCGCCCTCGCAACTTGCTGTTAACTCCATGCCTAGAACCTGCACCACATAAGATACAAGATGTATTCGATGGTAGTTACAAAACATATTGATGACACATTGAATTTGAATGACTACAGACTATATTCAAACGTTACCGTCATTTCACGCTCAGAGCTGCCCTCACGTCTTTTCCgtagttgtttttgttgttgtggttgtgaTTTGGCTGTCTTTGGTTCGTTCTGCTGCTGATCGGTAATTGTATGCCCATTGGAAATGTTTTGGTTCTCTACATTTGTCAAATTCGTATTTTCGTTGTCGTTGTGctgttttgtaaataatttattcattagtacgaaatttaaaaaatatttttcaagtcAGTCAAACACAATCAGCAAAggattaaacaaattaacagAACTGGAATTTAAAGTTaagaacaataataaaaagtatataaatatttactcaaAAGTTGGTTAGCtataataaacattatatttaGGTTTTCAACTCTTGGTTAATATGGTTGGTTaatcaaacataaaaattaaactcaacgaaagtgttaaaaacaaactttcaACGATTGCTGGCGGGCCCATCGACGACGCTAACCTTATTCAAATCAGTTTTATtatcagtttcagtttcagtatCACTCCTCGCCCTGTGCACGTCTCGAACGTTCAATTGCTCATCGGCAGCATCTATTAAACCTTGTATTGCCGTTACAACTATAGTTTTGTAtcaattggtttttttttagagtTTACAGGGGAGTTACAAAACAGATTTGTACATGTGAATATATGTGTGGGAATAAACGAAGAAACGTAGAAATGACAGCATGTAAAAATAGtattcataaattattgttgctttcgACTATAACTAGgctaaacttttgcaatatatatacgAGTATGAATGTGATATATTGTAGTATATGAGAATTTAGCATGAATCGAATTGAAAATATCCAATTTCATTTAGTTTCGTTTGTTTTGATAGCTAAAATATGTCCCCATCATAAGTAGAGCTACAGTAATAGTTTAATAGTTTAGGTATAAATAGTTATACTTAGAATTGCTGTATGGTTAGTACTATAGGCATTTCGAGTGCTAAGTGTAATGCATGCCGAGATATCGCAGTCGAGCAATGGTtagtttagctttttatttttagtaaagAGTGTGCAACATAAAGAGTTCGAGATTTCCACACATGCTAGAgcaacagagacagagagagatagagcgatTTCGAAATATTTTCGGGGAGAGAACAAATTCTTTTTCGCATGCAAGCCGGCCAAGCTGCAAATCAAGTTGGGGGAAACACACTAAGTACGGCTAgttgaacaaaataaatatacttgaAAATAATTACTAGAAATTATAAGTTGACTTGTACTGTTTttagctgttgtttttttttttttttgattttttgcatattatagtagtagtaaatgttgtttaatttgcattagaaATTTGGCTGCCGCTTGAGAAACTTGATAGCAATCAtcttgaaaatgaaaatataattaagaaaaacaagaattaagcaaatgttgaTGATGAACACCTGAACAGAAGTATTGCAAAGACATAGACTGTGCATAGTTCTAAAAATGATGCAtgataaaaaattatgaatcTTGTAGAGActactttgtatatttttgtattgtttttatttattttttttttttgtgagttGCTAACCTTTGCCTCATACTGATCGGTGTTCATTTCGGCTATCAACTTGGCCATCTCACGCTCCGTGTCCTCAAGCTTCTTACGcaacttttcaatttccatCAATTGTTCCGTTTCCCTAGCGGGCAGCGTCTTCTCTAGCTCAAGCAGTGTCTTTGGACCACTCTTTGCCTTCGACTTGGCCAgacactgttgctgttgcacctTCAGATTGCTGGACAGATTTGTGGCCAGCTCCGTGGCCGAAACCGTGGCATTGTAGAGCTCCTTGTCATTACGTCTGCTGCCATTGGACGCACTTGATCCACTTCCTAAAAATGTTGGCGTAGTTTGCAAATTGAGCTTCGTAAcaaaagtgtaaacaaaactaaactacAGACAGACACTAGCTAacctaaaatttaaaacttctCAGCTTTTGAAGCTTAAAAATgatatactaaaaaaaatacatatatattttatgtttggtATTTGGTTTTGCTTGTGGTTAAATGGCTTGTGAATTAGTAGACACTTAGCTTACATTTACAAAATACAACATTTAACTagatatgtattttaaaaattacaacaaaattataatctAGGCAATACGAGTTTTATCAAATtagctgccacaacaacaaatgaggAGGACATATTTTCAAACTTTTGCTCGTATGTATACCTTTAATTattctataataaaaataataaataattgcatatatataatctaGTATAAAAAAGCTTACTTGTCTGATGCTCACGCCAGCCTTATATAGCATAATGTATGTAACAAAAGACAAATGAACGATTTTGGGTTAACTTTTGATATGTAGGTTATGTGTGGGATTTTTGTCTCTAAATTTTGATTATTCAAGTCAGCTACAGTTGTTTCTTTTAGCAACAGAAAAtgttttttcaaaaatgccAAACTTACCCAATTTACTGCCAGTAAGATCTTCGACCTGACTGTGGTTCTGTTGTCCAAAGACCTCCTGACGAAAACTGGGATCACCGGGTGCAGGTCCATAAGGCGCATTTGGTACTTGCTTTTTGAACACAATCTAAGAGAAGcgtaaagtttttaattttaaaatactcaAGCAGCAATGCACATGTATTTACCTTCATTAGGGTATAGCCAAAGAAGACAACAATGCCAATTGTATAGAGTGGCATTAGGAAGCCCATGCTGCTGCCTCCACGTTGCTGTGGCTGATGTAAAGCACCTGCTCCCATTGGCGGACGCATGCCGGGTATTGGTCCAGGCTAAAAAgatattaacatttaaattaatagtgCAATACTTTTGTAAATGAAACAATAATATATGTTTCCTGCAGAGCCCAAAATAGTTTGATTACAATGCCATTTGTGGCTGAAACTTCTAAGAAATGCGAATTCGATTACAAaactattatttttgtttacaactgTTTTTAGAATAACAGACAATTATTCTGATAATGCTAACGTGCATGTCTCTG
Protein-coding regions in this window:
- the LOC108597046 gene encoding uncharacterized protein LOC108597046 isoform X4, with amino-acid sequence MATTAMKQQPAKQRKPTEESMSPKKMGLIAIVTVIGCIAILWPKVFHPMMFGGVPPKAHMKDPHQRGAMPGGLRQERPAHLHPESIYQAMRERGRAIPATPTVPIVEQRKSSPSNPPPRIVDGRPGPIPGMRPPMGAGALHQPQQRGGSSMGFLMPLYTIGIVVFFGYTLMKIVFKKQVPNAPYGPAPGDPSFRQEVFGQQNHSQVEDLTGSKLGWREHQTRSGSSASNGSRRNDKELYNATVSATELATNLSSNLKVQQQQCLAKSKAKSGPKTLLELEKTLPARETEQLMEIEKLRKKLEDTEREMAKLIAEMNTDQYEAKHNDNENTNLTNVENQNISNGHTITDQQQNEPKTAKSQPQQQKQLRKRREGSSEREMTVLGMELTASCEGGHRWTGRPPTPVFRTHSDHSMLEDILPEPQSIYLEGALSHDSQILVADSQTRREEVYDAELNGSSEEPAVILSSKMTLSLINLDANQQNGNENNTEIESPLADDIEIIGHDEH
- the LOC108597046 gene encoding uncharacterized protein LOC108597046 isoform X13, with amino-acid sequence MATTAMKQQPAKQRKPTEESMSPKKMGLIAIVTVIGCIAILWPKVFHPMMFGGVPPKAHMKDPHQRGAMPGGCCDVVLDREEFMNATKANDEVFGPHLYRKNINLYTGEISLRQERPAHLHPESIYQAMRERGRAIPATPTVPIVEQRKSSPSNPPPRIVDGRPGPIPGMRPPMGAGALHQPQQRGGSSMGFLMPLYTIGIVVFFGYTLMKIVFKKQVPNAPYGPAPGDPSFRQEVFGQQNHSQVEDLTGSKLGWREHQTRSGSSASNGSRRNDKELYNATVSATELATNLSSNLKVQQQQCLAKSKAKSGPKTLLELEKTLPARETEQLMEIEKLRKKLEDTEREMAKLIAEMNTDQYEAKL